One Nocardioides aromaticivorans genomic window carries:
- a CDS encoding YihY/virulence factor BrkB family protein: MSAVDRVKARIARLRARSPLADHAFRTQEHFSEVKGNQQAAGVTYFGFLSVFPVLALAFFAVGYVAKVFPDAQDALIKAIGEVLPGLVGDGANQVPLEDIQGAAGAVGLIGLVGVLYAGLGWLSSLQTALIVVFGMPDRLQPNFIAGKLRDLASLVVLGVVLMVSVSASSVLTRMSRQVLDWIGLGAGLGWLVTILALAFGLAASALLFFLMFRILAKPPTPSRALWSGAWLGAIGFEILKQLSGLLLVSTKGQPAFQAFGIALILLVWINYFSRVILYAAAWAQTAPVARAEAAADAVVPVSVAQVTLVDPAGVAASAGRGPWALPLAVGAAVGTLVGALIGRRGGGSGRMGR, encoded by the coding sequence ATGAGTGCTGTCGACCGTGTGAAGGCCCGGATCGCACGGTTGCGCGCCCGGTCCCCGCTGGCCGACCACGCCTTCCGCACCCAGGAGCACTTCTCGGAGGTCAAGGGCAACCAGCAGGCCGCCGGCGTCACCTACTTCGGCTTCCTCTCGGTCTTCCCGGTCCTGGCGCTCGCCTTCTTCGCCGTCGGGTACGTCGCCAAGGTCTTCCCCGACGCCCAGGACGCCCTGATCAAGGCGATCGGCGAGGTCCTGCCGGGGCTGGTGGGCGACGGCGCCAACCAGGTCCCGCTGGAGGACATCCAGGGCGCCGCCGGTGCCGTCGGCCTGATCGGCCTCGTCGGTGTCCTCTACGCCGGCCTGGGGTGGCTGTCCTCGCTGCAGACGGCGCTGATCGTCGTCTTCGGCATGCCGGACCGCCTGCAGCCCAACTTCATCGCCGGCAAGCTGCGTGACCTGGCCTCGCTGGTCGTGCTCGGCGTCGTACTGATGGTGAGCGTGAGCGCCTCGAGCGTGCTCACTCGGATGTCGCGCCAGGTGCTCGACTGGATCGGCCTCGGCGCCGGCCTCGGGTGGCTGGTCACGATCCTGGCGCTGGCCTTCGGCCTCGCCGCGTCGGCGCTGCTGTTCTTCCTGATGTTCCGGATCCTCGCGAAGCCGCCGACCCCCTCTCGGGCCCTGTGGTCGGGCGCCTGGCTCGGCGCGATCGGCTTCGAGATCCTCAAGCAGCTCTCCGGCCTCCTCCTGGTCAGCACGAAGGGCCAGCCCGCCTTCCAGGCGTTCGGCATCGCGCTGATCCTGCTGGTCTGGATCAACTACTTCTCCCGCGTCATCCTGTACGCCGCCGCTTGGGCCCAGACCGCCCCCGTCGCGCGTGCGGAGGCCGCGGCGGACGCGGTCGTCCCCGTGTCGGTGGCGCAGGTGACCCTCGTCGACCCCGCGGGCGTCGCGGCATCCGCCGGACGTGGCCCGTGGGCCCTCCCGCTGGCCGTGGGCGCCGCGGTCGGCACCCTGGTCGGCGCCCTGATCGGCCGTCGTGGTGGAGGCTCTGGGAGGATGGGACGGTGA
- a CDS encoding SCO4848 family membrane protein, giving the protein MKFERKHALLLLAVAAWNVITFGNFAKNLYNAYDAGEDRAAGYWIAHTVLIVVNFAIAAVLGSLGWKALKASKVDASA; this is encoded by the coding sequence GTGAAGTTCGAGCGCAAGCACGCCCTGCTGCTCCTCGCCGTCGCGGCCTGGAACGTCATCACCTTCGGCAATTTCGCCAAGAACCTCTACAACGCCTACGACGCCGGCGAGGACCGTGCCGCCGGCTACTGGATCGCGCACACCGTGCTGATCGTCGTGAACTTCGCGATCGCCGCCGTGCTCGGCTCGCTGGGGTGGAAGGCGCTGAAGGCGTCGAAGGTCGACGCCTCCGCCTGA
- a CDS encoding 2'-5' RNA ligase family protein has protein sequence MPVIGVAVAVPEPWATELYDYRLSIGDPTAEGVPSHITLIPPMEVEGDLSAIEAHLAEAATKVAPFTVHLRGTATFRPVSPVVFVGLVEGISQCEQLADAVRRGPLAVELDYPYHPHVTVAHHLDDPTLDRAFDELAGFDCRFGVTDFHLYVHHEEEGWRATRTFALSEPV, from the coding sequence ATGCCGGTGATCGGCGTCGCCGTCGCCGTACCCGAGCCGTGGGCCACCGAGCTCTACGACTACCGGCTCTCCATCGGCGACCCCACCGCTGAGGGCGTCCCCAGCCACATCACGCTGATTCCGCCGATGGAGGTCGAGGGCGACCTCTCAGCGATCGAGGCGCACCTGGCCGAGGCGGCGACGAAGGTCGCCCCGTTCACGGTGCACCTGCGCGGCACGGCGACCTTCCGGCCGGTCTCGCCCGTGGTGTTCGTCGGCCTGGTCGAGGGGATCTCGCAGTGCGAGCAGCTCGCCGACGCCGTCCGCCGCGGACCGCTCGCCGTCGAGCTCGACTACCCCTACCACCCGCACGTCACGGTCGCGCACCACCTCGACGACCCGACGCTGGACCGCGCCTTCGACGAGCTCGCGGGATTCGACTGCCGCTTCGGGGTAACGGACTTCCATCTCTACGTCCACCACGAGGAGGAGGGCTGGAGGGCGACGCGCACCTTCGCCCTGTCCGAGCCCGTCTGA